The sequence GATCCCAACCCACAGGGGGCGGTACGTTATGCGCTGGCTGCGGTCCGCAATGTGGGCGAGGCTGCCATGCAGGGGTTGGTGACGGAACGCAGAAGTCGCGGTGCTTTTCGTTCCGTACAGGATTTTGCCGGGCGTATGGACAGCCGCGCTATCAACAAGAGGTTGCTTGAGAGTTTGGTCAGGGCAGGGGCTTTTGATTGCCTAGAGCCGTCCCGTGCACGTCTTTTTGCCGGTATAGAGCTTCTTTTGCGTCATGCTCAAGTCGCTGCAGAGGCTCGTGCCTCATCCCAAGTCAGCCTGTTTGGTCCTGCGGATACAGTTCCGCGCTTTGATTTGCCTGCAGGGCAAGAGTGGTCCAGGACAGATATTCTGAATGAAGAACGAGCTGCCATTGGCTTTTTCCTATCGGCGCATCCTCTAGATGCCTACAAGACAACCTTAGAGCGGCTTGATGCTGTTCCTTCTTCTGACCTTGTGATGTATTTGCGGAATGGAGGGCAAACGCCGGTACGTATGGCCGCCATTGTCGGAGGGCGTAAGGAAAAAACCGGGCGTAATGGTTCCCGCTATGCCTTTGTCAGCCTGTCGGATGCGGGTGGCGGGTACGAAGCCATGTTTTTTTCTGAGATTCTGTCATCCAGTAGAGATCTTCTGGACTCCGGCAAGCCGCTTCTCCTGAGTGTGGATGCCCGGCTGGATGGCGATCAGGTCAGGTTGTCCGTCCAGCACGTTGAAAGCTTAGATAATGCCGTTTCTAGGGCAACCAAGAAAATCATGGTTGTTTTTGATGTTCCATCCTGCCTTGGCAAGGTGCGCCAGATTGTTGATGCTGACGCCAAGGGGCATGGCCGGGTTGTTTTGGTGGCCAGAACGCGATCTCAGGAGGTTGAGATGCCCCTCCGCCAAGGATTTGCTTTGTCTGGCCATACCATTGGTGCCCTGAAGGATATTCCTGGGGTCCTAGAGGTGCGGGAAATCTAGGCTTGGACCGCCAAGCCATGATATCCAAGCTTGCAATTCATGGCCCGGCACGATAAACAACCAGCCTTGTGAAAAACTACACACACGGGTGCACGGGCCCAAGGTCCCCCTGCTGAGGGGCTTCTGGTCCATCCGGTGCCGTTTATCGGCCACTTGCCCTGTGGAGGTATCAACCGGAAAAGAGGAAAAAATGGCTCTTCCGACATTTACACTGCGTCAGCTGGTCGAAGCTGGCTGCCACTTTGGTCACAACACCCGTCGCTGGAACCCCCGCATGAAGCCCTACCTGTACGGGGTTCGTGATGGAGTTCACATCATTGATCTCCAGCAGACCGTTCCGCTGTTGCAGCGCGCTATGGAAAAAGTGCGTGAAGTCACGTCTTCAGGTGGTCGCGTGCTGTTCGTTGGCACCAAACGTCAGGCTCAGGATATCGTTGCTGAAACAGCGCGTCGCTGCGGACAGTACTACGTCAATCACCGCTGGCTTGGCGGGATGCTGACCAACTGGAAGACAATATCAAACTCCATCAATCGTCTGCGTGAGCTGGAAGGGATGTTCGAGAGCGGTGCTGTCAACAGCTTTACCAAGCGTGAGCAGCTCAGCCTGACCCGCGAGATGGAGAAGCTTGATCGTGCCTTGGGTGGGATCAAGGATATGGGCGGCCTGCCCAGCATTCTCTTTATTGTCGACGTGACAAAGGAAGATCTGGCTGTTGCTGAGGCCCGCAAGCTTGGTATTCCCGTGGTTGCCATCGTTGACTCCAACGCCAGCCCAGAAGGTGTTGATTTCCCCGTTCCAGGTAATGATGATGCCATTCGTGCCATCACCACGTACTGTGATCTGATTGCGGGATCTGTTCTTTCGGGTATCCAGGCAGAGATGACGGCTGCTGGTGTTGATATTGGCGCATCGGAAGCGGCTCCTGTTGAGCCGGTCCTTGTCGCCGAGAATGACAGCGCCCAGGCAGAGGCCTGAGGCGTTCGCGGTTGAGGCGGTGCGGCGGCGACAGCAGTTGCCGCCGTTTTCCTGAGTGGCCCACTGCGCGTGAGGCTCTTCGAGATAACTGGATCATCGAGCTTACCAGCTATTTTGTGTGTTGTTGGTTGGTTTCGGTGCCCTGAAGAAGAAGGTGTTACCCTAATGGCTGAAATTACTGCTGCACTCGTAAAAGAACTGCGTGAAACATCTGGCGCCGGCATGATGGATTGCAAAAAAGCGCTGTCTGAGACTGGTGGGGATCTTGAAGCTGCGGTTGATTGGCTGAGAAAGAAGGGGCTTGCGGCTGCTGCCAAGAAAGCAGGGCGTGTTGCTGCCGAGGGGCTGGTCGCTGTTGCTGCCACCGGCACACGTGCTGCAGTCGTAGAGCTTAATGCTGAAACAGACTTTGTGGCCCGCAATGATCAGTTCCAGTCCCTTGCGCAGGGCATTGCCCAGGTGGCCCTTGGTGTGGATGGTGATGTTGATGCTTTGAAAGCTGCCGCTTTCCCGGGCTCTGGCCGCACTGTTGTTGATGAAGTGACTGCAGCGATTGCCTCCATTGGTGAAAATATGAACCTGCGACGTTACCAGGCGCTATCGGTGTCTTCTGGTATTGTTGCTTCTTATGTCCATACGGCAGTCAAGCCTGGCCTTGGTAAGATCGGTGTTCTTGTTGCGCTGGAATCCGAAGGTGATGTGGCTCGTCTTGAGGAAGTGGGCAAGCAGATCGCCATGCACGTTGCGGCTGCTAATCCGCAGTACCTTAATAAGGATCTGGTGGATACAGCTGCTTTGGACCGGGAGCGTGATGTGTTGGCCGATCAGGCCCGTGCATCCGGAAAGTCCGAGGACATCATTTCCAAGATGGTTGATGGTAGGCTGCGGAAGTTTTACGAAGAAGTGTGCTTGGTCGAGCAGATTTTTGTCATCGATGGTGAAACAAGAATTTCTGCCGTCATTGCCAATCTAGCCAAAGAACTTGGGAAGCCTGTGGAGCTGAAAGGCTTTGTGCGGTTTGCCTTGGGTGAGGGAGTAGAGAAGCAAGAATCCGACTTTGCTGCCGAGGTTGCTGCAGCTGCGGGACATGCTTGATCCTTTGTTGGATCTGCATTTCTTGTATTGATGTGGTAGGTGGCAACGCTGTGCAATTTAGCGAGTGTTGCCCCTTCCGCTTGCGTCTTGATGTCTTCGTGTCATTCTTTCATCCACTGTGCCTTTTGGAGTTCTGATCATGTTTGTCCTGTCAGCCTGTCGCCGCGTTATGCTCAAGCTATCTGGCGAAGGATTGATGGGGGATCGTGAATACGGTATGGACCGTGCTGTCATTGAGGCGATTGCCCGTGATGTGCGGTCTGTTGTGCAGGGCGGTGTGCAGGTTTGCTTGGTGATCGGCGGCGGCAATATATTCCGCGGTGTTTCTGGTGCTGCACAAGGGATGGACCGTGCCAGTGCCGACTATATGGGAATGCTGGCTACGGTTATGAATGCGCTTGCCGTGCAGAATGCGCTGGAGCAGATGGGTGTTGATACCCGGGTCCAGTCTGCTATTCCCATGTCTGCTGTTTGCGAGCCTTATATTCGGCGCAAGGCTGTGCGTCACATGGAGAAGGGGCGTGTCGTCATTTTTGCAGCAGGTACAGGTAACCCGTTTTTCACAACAGATACAGGCGCGGCCTTGCGTGCTGTTGAGGTTAATTGTGACGCCTTGCTGAAGGCTACCCAAGTTGACGGCGTCTATTCTGCTGATCCAAGAAAAGATTGTAATGCCAAGCGGTATGAAACGCTGAGCTATACAGAGGTTCTGACAAAGGATTTGCGTGTCATGGATGCCTCAGCTATTGCGTTGGCACGTGAAAATCGCTTGCCTGTTGTTGTTTTTAACATGCATGGAAATGGTGCTTTTGCCGCTGTTATGCGTGGTGAGGGGCGCTATACTGTTATTTCCGAGGAGAATTGATCGTGGCTGGTGACTATGCCTCGCTGAAGAAAGATATCCGGCACCGTATGGAGCAGGCCGTTGAGGTGATGAGAAAAGAGTTTGCCGGTTTGCGCACAGGACGTGCGCACATCAGCCTCCTTGATCCTGTGCAGGTTGAGGCTTATGGTCAGAGCATGCCATTGAACCAAGTGGGTACTGTTGGTTCTCCTGAGCCTAGGATGTTGACGGTCAGCGTTTGGGACAAGGGAATGGTCAAGGCAGCTGAGAAGGCTATTCGTGATGCCGGCCTTGGACTTAACCCCATGGCGGATGGCCAGACCATTCGCATTCCGGTCCCTCCCTTGACAGAGGAACGGCGCCAGGAATTGACGAAAGTTGCGGCCAAGTATGCAGAGACAACACGGATTGCCGTGCGTAATGTACGTCGTGACGGGAATGACAACCTGAAGAAAATGGAAAAAGATGGACTGATCTCACAGGATGAGCTTCATACTTATACCGCTGAAATACAGAAGATGACCGATGAGACGATCAAGTCCTTGGATGAGGTTCTTGATCATAAGCAGAAAGAGATCATGCAGGTATAGTGTTGTCGTGTAGCTTCTGTTTTAGCAGGTTTCTAACAAGCTGAAGGGTTTATAGCCTTGCATGTGGCAATCATCATGGATGGTAACGGTCGCTGGGCGCAGAAAAGAGGACTGCCCCGGGTGGCCGGTCACAAGCGTGGTGCTGACGCTGTAAAGGCTGTGGTTGAGGCTGCTCCCTCGCTTGGTATTGATCAGCTGACCTTGTTTGGCTTCTCGTCTGAGAACTGGAAGCGACCGCAGTCCGAGGTGTCTGCTTTGATGGGGTTGCTTCGTCTTTATCTAAAGTCTGAAATATCACGTCTGGATGCTGAGGGTGTGCGCCTGAGGTTTATGGGTGATCGCTGCGGATTGGCAGATGATATTGCTGCTCTGATGGCAGATGCAGAAGAAAGAACAGCTGGTAACGGTTTGCTCGATCTTGTGATCGCCATTAATTATGGCAGTCGGGCTGAGATTGTTTCAGCGGTTCAGAAGTTAGCCGGGATGGTCCGGGATGGGTTACTGGATGCAGGTTCAATTTCCGAGGATCTATTCTCATCTTCTTTGATGATTCCCGGTTTGCCCGATCCTGATCTTTTGATTCGGACCAGTGGTGAGCAAAGAATCAGTAATTTTCTCCTGTGGCAGTGTGCTTATACAGAGTTTGTTTTTACAGATGTCTTGTGGCCTGACTTCAATAAGGCTGAACTTGCAAAGTGTTTACAGGCTTTTGCAGGGCGGGACCGACGCTTTGGCGCCCTGACGGGCTGACTGTCATTATCGTGTATGGGGGTATCCGTGTTAGGAGCCAGAGTCTGTTCGGCGTTGTTTCTTGCTCCTGTTGTTCTTTTGGCAGTCTGGTTTGGTGATATTGCCTTTTCATCTGTCGTTGCTCTTGCGTCTGCCTTGATGATCTGGGAGTGGGACAGAATGTGCAGGGGGCGTTTTGGTGGTTGCGGGATGCTTGCTGCCGGAACTACGTTTGTGTCTGCCCTGTTGGCACCTCATTCCCCCTTTATTTCCTTGGGGCTTGTATGGGTCGGAACGCTGGTTGTTGCGGCATTCAGCCGCTCAGGCTGGCTTGCCATGGGTGTGCTTTATATTGGCCTTCCGTGCCTTGCTCTTTCTTGGCTGCGTGGTGAGACTGATGTCTGGACTCTCATGTGGCTTTTATTTGTTGTATGGGCAACGGATACTGGGGCTTACGTTTTTGGGCGCTCTATCGGTGGCCCTAAACTTGCTCCACGGATCAGCCCCAATAAGACATGGGCTGGTTTGCTGGGTGGCGCGGTGTGTGCTGCTCTAACGGGTGCTGCGTTGCCATTTATTTTGGATATGCCGGGTTGGCTGCTTGCGTTGGTTCTTGCCGCACTTCTTGCTGTTGTGGCCCAAGTTGGCGATCTTTTTGAGTCTTCTGTGAAAAGACGCTTCAGGGTCAAGGACAGTAGTGGGATTATACCGGGACACGGTGGTATTTTGGATCGTCTTGATGGCCTTGTTGCTGCAGCGCCTGTTGTTGTTTTGGTTGTTCTTGCCTTGGGTGGAGGCTTGGGGTCTTGGTGATGCAACGCCTACTTCACCGTGCAGAGCCTGTTGATTCCCGTCGTGTATCTGTTCTTGGCTCGACGGGTTCGGTTGGTACAAGCACTCTTGATCTTCTGTCTGCCAACCCGGAGAGATGGCATCTCGTTGCCTTGGTTGGTAATCGTAACATTGACCTTTTGGCGCGGCAGGCTCGCGCCTTTCACCCTGAAATTGTTGTGACTGCGGATCCAGCTCTTTATTCTGACCTGAAGATGGCGGTGGCCGGTACAGGTGTCGAGGTTGCTGCAGGGGGGGATGCCGTTATTGATGCAGCCTCTAGGCCGGCTGACTGGATCATGTCGTCTGTTGTGGGGGCTGCTGGTCTTGCTCCGACCTTGGCCGCTGTTCGGCAAGGAACTGTTGTTGCTTTGGCAAACAAGGAATCGCTTGTTTGCGCAGGTCGCCTTGTTATGTCTGAGGTGGCGCGTTGCGGTGCAACTCTTTTGCCGGTCGATTCAGAGCATTCCGCCATTTTCCAGGCTCTTGACCAGTCTGTGGCGGATCAGGTTGAAAAATTGACGCTGACGGCTTCTGGTGGTCCTTTCCGCCAATTCTCTGTGGAGCAGATGCGCGATGTAACCCCGGATGAGGCTGTTTCTCACCCTGTTTGGTCTATGGGTGCGAAGATTTCGGTTGATTCTGCAACGATGATGAACAAGGGGCTGGAGCTGATTGAAGCCAGTCACCTGTTTGGTGTCAATGAAGACTGTATCGATATTGTTGTTCATCCGCAGTCCGTTATTCATTCCATGGTGTCTTACAAGGATGGATCTATCCTTGCGCAGATGGGTGCGCCGGATATGCGAATTCCGATTGCCTTTGCTCTTGGGTGGCCTGGCCGGATGGAGGCCCGTACGGATAGGCTGGACTGGCATGCCTTGGGGGCCTTGACGTTCGAGCCTCCTGACGAAAACCGTTTTCCCGCTCTTCGTCTTGCTCGTCTTGCCCTGCGTCAGGGTGGTGGTGCCCCGACTGTTCTTAATGCAGCCAATGAGATTGCTGTTGCTCGTTTTCTTGATGGTTCCTTGCGCTTTACCGATATTGCCGCTGTGGTCGAGGAAACGCTGGCCCGTCTTTCGGGCTGCCCGGAACCTGAGCATCTTTCCGATGTTCTGGAAGTTGACCGTCAGGCCCGCGAGATTGCGGTACAGATGTGTCAGGCCCGATTATCCGGAGTAGCTTCTGGTCGCGGTTGATGGTGTTATTGCGGTCTCCATAAATTCCTGAAGGATACGGATACGTTGCGTCATGGATGTTTTTTCATTTTTCTCCACCTATCTCGTTCCGTTCCTTCTGACGCTGACTGTCGTGGTTTTTGTCCATGAGTTGGGGCATTTTCTTGTAGCGCGCTGGAATGGTGTGCATGTGGAGGTCTTTTCCATTGGCTTTGGCCCCGAAATTGTCGGCTTTGATGATGCGCGTGGAACACGTTGGAAAATATCGCTGATTCCTTTGGGGGGCTATGTCCGGTTTCTGGGCGATGCCGATGCCTCCAGTTCGGTGGCTGCCGATGTGGCTTCTGAAGATCGTGAGCGTGCTTTTGCAGCCAAGCGGGTATGGCAAAGGGCAGCCATTGTTTTTGCGGGGCCTGCTGCGAATTTCTTGTTTGCCCTTGTTGTGTTCTCTCTTGTTTTTATGTTTGTCGGCAAACCGTTTACGCCGGCTGTCGTTGATCGTGTCAGCGAAGGAAGTCCTGCTGCTACGGCTGGTATTCAGCCCGGAGACGAAATTATTGCCATAGAGGGGCGGGCTGTTCGTCAGTTCGAAGATCTTCGTATGTTGGTACCTGTTTACGGCGCGGCTCCCATGCGTGTAACGGTTCTGCGCGATGGGCAGGAGCTGGTTCTCCATACGGTCCCAGAATGGCGGGAGATGCCTGATGGGTTTGGGAAAACACAGAAAATCCCTGTCTTGGGTGTGTCCTCCTCTGGTTCAGCGTTCCGTATTGAACGTCTGGGCCCGCTTGATTCCATTGTTGAGGCCGTGAACCGGACATGGTCTGTGAGTGTCAGTACACTGACAGCCCTTGGTCAGATTGTTGTCGGAACTAGGGGCGTAGAGGATCTTGGTGGCCCTATACGTATCGCTGAGTATTCCGGCAATGCGGCGCAGCTCGGCTTTCTCAGCATGATTATGTTTGTCGCTATCTTGTCCGTTAACTTGGGCCTGATTAACCTGTTTCCTGTTCCTGCCCTAGATGGGGGGCACCTTGTTCTTTACG comes from Haematospirillum jordaniae and encodes:
- the rpsB gene encoding 30S ribosomal protein S2; amino-acid sequence: MALPTFTLRQLVEAGCHFGHNTRRWNPRMKPYLYGVRDGVHIIDLQQTVPLLQRAMEKVREVTSSGGRVLFVGTKRQAQDIVAETARRCGQYYVNHRWLGGMLTNWKTISNSINRLRELEGMFESGAVNSFTKREQLSLTREMEKLDRALGGIKDMGGLPSILFIVDVTKEDLAVAEARKLGIPVVAIVDSNASPEGVDFPVPGNDDAIRAITTYCDLIAGSVLSGIQAEMTAAGVDIGASEAAPVEPVLVAENDSAQAEA
- the tsf gene encoding translation elongation factor Ts, encoding MAEITAALVKELRETSGAGMMDCKKALSETGGDLEAAVDWLRKKGLAAAAKKAGRVAAEGLVAVAATGTRAAVVELNAETDFVARNDQFQSLAQGIAQVALGVDGDVDALKAAAFPGSGRTVVDEVTAAIASIGENMNLRRYQALSVSSGIVASYVHTAVKPGLGKIGVLVALESEGDVARLEEVGKQIAMHVAAANPQYLNKDLVDTAALDRERDVLADQARASGKSEDIISKMVDGRLRKFYEEVCLVEQIFVIDGETRISAVIANLAKELGKPVELKGFVRFALGEGVEKQESDFAAEVAAAAGHA
- the pyrH gene encoding UMP kinase — encoded protein: MFVLSACRRVMLKLSGEGLMGDREYGMDRAVIEAIARDVRSVVQGGVQVCLVIGGGNIFRGVSGAAQGMDRASADYMGMLATVMNALAVQNALEQMGVDTRVQSAIPMSAVCEPYIRRKAVRHMEKGRVVIFAAGTGNPFFTTDTGAALRAVEVNCDALLKATQVDGVYSADPRKDCNAKRYETLSYTEVLTKDLRVMDASAIALARENRLPVVVFNMHGNGAFAAVMRGEGRYTVISEEN
- the frr gene encoding ribosome recycling factor, whose product is MEQAVEVMRKEFAGLRTGRAHISLLDPVQVEAYGQSMPLNQVGTVGSPEPRMLTVSVWDKGMVKAAEKAIRDAGLGLNPMADGQTIRIPVPPLTEERRQELTKVAAKYAETTRIAVRNVRRDGNDNLKKMEKDGLISQDELHTYTAEIQKMTDETIKSLDEVLDHKQKEIMQV
- a CDS encoding isoprenyl transferase; this encodes MHVAIIMDGNGRWAQKRGLPRVAGHKRGADAVKAVVEAAPSLGIDQLTLFGFSSENWKRPQSEVSALMGLLRLYLKSEISRLDAEGVRLRFMGDRCGLADDIAALMADAEERTAGNGLLDLVIAINYGSRAEIVSAVQKLAGMVRDGLLDAGSISEDLFSSSLMIPGLPDPDLLIRTSGEQRISNFLLWQCAYTEFVFTDVLWPDFNKAELAKCLQAFAGRDRRFGALTG
- a CDS encoding phosphatidate cytidylyltransferase — encoded protein: MLGARVCSALFLAPVVLLAVWFGDIAFSSVVALASALMIWEWDRMCRGRFGGCGMLAAGTTFVSALLAPHSPFISLGLVWVGTLVVAAFSRSGWLAMGVLYIGLPCLALSWLRGETDVWTLMWLLFVVWATDTGAYVFGRSIGGPKLAPRISPNKTWAGLLGGAVCAALTGAALPFILDMPGWLLALVLAALLAVVAQVGDLFESSVKRRFRVKDSSGIIPGHGGILDRLDGLVAAAPVVVLVVLALGGGLGSW
- a CDS encoding 1-deoxy-D-xylulose-5-phosphate reductoisomerase; translated protein: MQRLLHRAEPVDSRRVSVLGSTGSVGTSTLDLLSANPERWHLVALVGNRNIDLLARQARAFHPEIVVTADPALYSDLKMAVAGTGVEVAAGGDAVIDAASRPADWIMSSVVGAAGLAPTLAAVRQGTVVALANKESLVCAGRLVMSEVARCGATLLPVDSEHSAIFQALDQSVADQVEKLTLTASGGPFRQFSVEQMRDVTPDEAVSHPVWSMGAKISVDSATMMNKGLELIEASHLFGVNEDCIDIVVHPQSVIHSMVSYKDGSILAQMGAPDMRIPIAFALGWPGRMEARTDRLDWHALGALTFEPPDENRFPALRLARLALRQGGGAPTVLNAANEIAVARFLDGSLRFTDIAAVVEETLARLSGCPEPEHLSDVLEVDRQAREIAVQMCQARLSGVASGRG
- the rseP gene encoding RIP metalloprotease RseP; translation: MDVFSFFSTYLVPFLLTLTVVVFVHELGHFLVARWNGVHVEVFSIGFGPEIVGFDDARGTRWKISLIPLGGYVRFLGDADASSSVAADVASEDRERAFAAKRVWQRAAIVFAGPAANFLFALVVFSLVFMFVGKPFTPAVVDRVSEGSPAATAGIQPGDEIIAIEGRAVRQFEDLRMLVPVYGAAPMRVTVLRDGQELVLHTVPEWREMPDGFGKTQKIPVLGVSSSGSAFRIERLGPLDSIVEAVNRTWSVSVSTLTALGQIVVGTRGVEDLGGPIRIAEYSGNAAQLGFLSMIMFVAILSVNLGLINLFPVPALDGGHLVLYAWEAVCGRPLGEKAQEIGLRIGLILLFGLMIFTTWNDILRLIAG